The genomic interval CAATTGGCGCAAAACTTGCCGAGCGTAGCGACCAGCAAGTTTTGTGACAATAGCGTTGACAGGTTGAAGCAGTTGTTGGACGTCTTTTTATTTAATTAATATCATTAGAACTTATTTTCTTGAAATAAAACCTTTTTCTGGTGACCACTCACATATTCCATTAATAAAAAACTTGTTATTACACAATTCATCGCCATCACCTAGTGTTTTATCACGCAAAAAACCACTTCCTAAATAATGAGATGTTAAATAATCTAATCTGCAAAGAGATGGTAACATTTCTTCTGTATTAAATAATTTACATAATTTTTTTATTCCACATTCATATGTATTTAAATAGAATTCATTTTCATTTACTTTTTTGTACTCAATCTTCCAATCATATTCTGGTAGCTTATTTTCAATAGATTTTTTGGTATGACTTTCAGCTTTCTTTAACATTCCGCCAATATATGCTTTTTTTACCAGCCATAAACAATTCTTTGGGATAATCTTTAATGAGTTCTCGCTTGCTCTCCAAATCCATATATTAGCTTCATCTTTTTGCATTCCTAATTCTAAAAATGATTTATACCATGCAATATAAATTACACCCATTATATAACTTGATCTAAATATACTGTCACCAATTTCGGGAACATTAGGAACTATCAGCTTTAATTGATATTTAATCTGCTTCTTCAGATCGCTA from Teretinema zuelzerae carries:
- a CDS encoding L-2-amino-thiazoline-4-carboxylic acid hydrolase, yielding MIYGMSAFLLFLSKKDIINEKGTKYYSDLKKQIKYQLKLIVPNVPEIGDSIFRSSYIMGVIYIAWYKSFLELGMQKDEANIWIWRASENSLKIIPKNCLWLVKKAYIGGMLKKAESHTKKSIENKLPEYDWKIEYKKVNENEFYLNTYECGIKKLCKLFNTEEMLPSLCRLDYLTSHYLGSGFLRDKTLGDGDELCNNKFFINGICEWSPEKGFISRK